Genomic DNA from Candidatus Scalindua japonica:
AGCAACAAGATCCATATTGAGTTTATCTAAACGATCGTCAAGTTTCAGGGGACTGACATCACGTACAAGATCGTTGATGATTGGTCTCAGGAGTTGTGGATCAAATACATGACTGGCTTCTGACATGCTGCCAAGGCTGGTGCGTTTGATACCAAGCTTTTTTTGTACATTATCTAATTCACTTGCATGTTGGATAGATCGTAGTCCCGTGAAAGTTGGATTGAAGAAATAGAGTAATAGCAGGCTGACATATTGATCGTAATGTAGTTGTCTATTGTGGCAATCCGCATGAGAGTGAAGTCTGCTCAGGAGAAGTTTGAAGGATCGTAGGACAGGGAGTCTTTGTATGGTATTAACACGGTTGAGTTCTTTGTCTATATTATCAGTGTTTCCCCTATTCATAATGGTAATTACTAACATGAGAGGGGAGAGAAATCAAGTATATAAAATGCATAAACTATTAATATGTCATAAGTTATGGAATTTCACGATTTATGATATTAAAAATATTTCAAATAACTTTTCAACGAAGCAGTTCAAGTAGAAAAAAGCAGAAAAGAATTTTTGAATACCTGCCTGCAGTCTGGGTGGGAGAGTAATGTTAAAGAAGTTCTGAAGGAGCACAATTGAGGATGATGGGCGTGAACAATTCTGATGGAAAGGCGTACTCAAAAATCGTGCCGAACAGTATTGTCGCTGTCCCTATTTGTAAAATGCCTTATGTTAAACCGTCGTGTATAGGCAACTCCTAACCACTGCATGCTTTTCGATATATTTGGTCTGTTGGTCCTGAGCAATAAATGATAGTGATTGCCCATGAGTACATATGCAAAGATGTCAACAGAAAACCTTGCAGACATTTCACCAAGTATTTCTGTAAACAAGCTACGGTCTTTATCATCCCGGAAAATCTCTTTTCGCTCGTTCCCTCGCGATAGAACGTGATAAAATGCACCCTCATATTCAATGCGCAATTGCCTTGTCATACCGAGACAATATCATATCACTTTATTTATATCAACGCGTTATTCACAATTCAAGATGTGACTCCAGTTCCTTTCAGATCTCACAAAACCTCTATACTCTTTTTCAGCATCCCTCTTTTTATCTCCAAATTGTTCTAAGATACAGTCTGTTGTAAGGCAGTTGTACGGTTTCTCAAAACCAGCTGTGGCTTTATAACTACTCCATTTCCATTCTTTAGGTGACGTTACTGCTCTTGCCCTTACAGGATTCAAAACAATATATCGACAAACTTCAAGAAGATGGTTTTCCTTTTGTATTAATATGGCTTTATATCTTCCCTGAAATACATGACCAGTCTTTTTGTTTCGCCTGTTATATCTTTGTGTATAAATACCGTTTAATTGTCTCATCCCTTCTGATAGATTACCATCTGGAGTTTCTATAAGTAGATGGTAATGATTATTCATAAGACAATATGCATGGCAAAGAAAATTATATTTCTCATTAACTTTCGCCAATGTATCAAGAAATATCTTACGGTCATCATCACCTGCGAATATTGATTTCCTTGCATTTCCTCTGGATGTTACATGATATAAAGCGCCATCATATTCTATTCTTAATGGTCTGGCCATATAGGATGTATATCATATAATTAATGAATTATCAATATTAAAGACCTGACCCCTTTTTTCGATGAACATGTTCACAGTTCCGTTGTAAAAGGATTAAGGTCCCGAGGCATTGATGTGTTAACAATAAAAGAAGCCGGGATGTTAGGTGCAACAGATACTGACCATATCGCATTAGCAAAAAAAGAAGGAAGGGTAATTTTTACTCAAGACGTAGACTTCCTTCGTCTTCATGCTAAAGGTACAGAACACTGCGGTATTGTTTATGCACAGCAACAGACACCCATTGGCGAGATAATACGTTGTTTAACCCTTCTCCATCAAATTCTTGATTACAATGATATGCAAAACCACATCGAATTTTTATAATATGACAATCTTCAATAAAAAAGTGTCTGTCCCTTATTTGTTACATCACATCCTTTGCGTGAGAACTTTTTCAATCGTAAATACCAGACAATTATACTTACCTGTCAATTGAAGCCCCGCCCTTTGCTTTCAATGTTGTTTTACATTCTGACTGTCAGGGAGAATATCAAAAATCAAAGATGTGACACCTTATCTATTAACTAATTAGACAAAATCATCAAGGATGTACTTCTTCTGGTAATTTTTTAATGACAGATGTGTAGATCGATTCAGAGGCCTTAATTGCCTCATTGAATTCGTCTATTTCCGGCTCCAATATTTCTCCGGGATAGCGATATAAAGTTGCGTAAGGAGTCAAAAGTTCTCCATTATCCAGTAGTGCCGAAACCGAAGGATCTGCTGAAGTTGCCAAATTTATCAGCACTTGCAAATCATGTGTCTTTTCAAACCGTTGATCGTGAAAAACGAGAAAGCCTTTAATAGCTTTCTCTGCAGCCTGCTGACAGTGATAGATTGCTGTATCCAGGTAGGGGTTATCACCTTCTGAAAGTTTTTTTGCTGAAGCATTATCATGCTGCGCTTTTATTAGCCAGTTGCGCACAAGTTCCTTTTTGCCCTCATCCATAAAGCACCTTACCTTGTTCAAGAACCTCGCATTCAAGAGATGCATGAACGTTACGATACTTTTCAATCTCTGCATGTGTTTTAACAATAATATCCTTTGGAATATTTAGTCCTCTTAGACATCGATGTGCAAGCACAGATCTCTTTGTTGGAGAAATATCACTATCGCGTACAATCACCATTATATCAATATCACTGTTTTCATCAGGTTGCCCCCATGCATGAGAACCAAAAAGGATAATCTTCTCAGGATGAAACTCAGCAACTAGTTGTTGAGTAATTTTTTTTATTAATTCAGAAGTCAACATTATTATAATTTTACTTTGTGCATTGTGTCTTGTCCTGAAATAGGCTGACAAACATAAGGACAACTTTAGTATAAAGGAAAGGGTAAGGAACAAGACAATAAAAAATAACAATTAGTCCAAGGAATTACAAAGTGCTTTAGTATACCATTATTTAACAGCTAAGTCATCAGCAGACCCCATATTAAACACTCACTCTTTATTTCTTTGTAAAACATGGTATCAAAAACAGAAAACATGACGTCACATCTTGAATTGTGAATTAGCCTTTTCGAATATTTTTTTTATTTGTGAGTCTTTCCTTAAATTCAATTTTATATTGCTTACTTGTTTGCTGACGGAAGAATAACTAATATTAAATATTTTTTGCAATTTCATAATTCCTGTATAAACCTGTATTCCATAATAATAATATCAGTATGTCACGTTTATCTTTATCTAAGCCGCTTATCCTCTTCGGATTAATGAGACTACTGATATCGCATTCTAAAACTGAAGCAGCCTTTCTTATTGTTGTGTTCAAATCTTCCTCTCTTGGTTATTGCGGTTTGTGATGAATTCCTGAATCCGGCTTCATTTTTGAAATGTATTTAGACTTAATATGATCTGATACTCTTTGCTCCCAAAAAGCAAACCATGCCCAACATCCTCCCATATCCCCTTCTCCTCTTTGAAAAAATTTTGAACTATTTCCTTATACCCCCGGTTTTTATCTTTTCCAGGGATTTGAGAAAGAAAAACAACTGTCATTAACCATTCTTGAAATGGTTTTCCATAGACAGATATTTTATTTCTACTCCACTGGCAAGCTACCAATCATCTTACAACCGCTGCCCTTACTAGATTCCGATGAATATAACACGATAGTAATACAAGATATTTATCATTTTCAATGAGAAACGATCTGAACCGCCCCTGACATAAATGCCCACTACAACAAATCCTTATGTTCAACCGTCGTGTATATCTGACTCCTAACCACTGCATGCTAATCGATATATTTGGTCTGATGGTCCTGAGCACTAGATGATATCGATCTGCCCATGAGTACATATGCAAAGATGTCAACAGATCAACCTTGCAGACATATCACCAAGTATCTCTGTATACAATCTGAGGTATTTATCATCCCGGGAAAATCTCTTTTCGCTCGTTCCCTCGCGATAGAACGTGATAAAATGCACCTTCATATTCAATGCGCAATTGTCTGTCATACCGAGACAATATCATATCACTTTATTTATGTCAATATGTTATTCTCTATTCAAGATGTGACACTTTTCCTCACATTGGGATGTATTTCGCGAAGGAAAATGTTTTGCTTGTATATACCTATTTTGAT
This window encodes:
- a CDS encoding nucleotidyltransferase domain-containing protein; the encoded protein is MLTSELIKKITQQLVAEFHPEKIILFGSHAWGQPDENSDIDIMVIVRDSDISPTKRSVLAHRCLRGLNIPKDIIVKTHAEIEKYRNVHASLECEVLEQGKVLYG
- a CDS encoding REP-associated tyrosine transposase — protein: MARPLRIEYDGALYHVTSRGNARKSIFAGDDDRKIFLDTLAKVNEKYNFLCHAYCLMNNHYHLLIETPDGNLSEGMRQLNGIYTQRYNRRNKKTGHVFQGRYKAILIQKENHLLEVCRYIVLNPVRARAVTSPKEWKWSSYKATAGFEKPYNCLTTDCILEQFGDKKRDAEKEYRGFVRSERNWSHILNCE
- a CDS encoding transposase — its product is MTRQLRIEYEGAFYHVLSRGNERKEIFRDDKDRSLFTEILGEMSARFSVDIFAYVLMGNHYHLLLRTNRPNISKSMQWLGVAYTRRFNIRHFTNRDSDNTVRHDF
- a CDS encoding DUF5615 family PIN-like protein produces the protein MTPFFDEHVHSSVVKGLRSRGIDVLTIKEAGMLGATDTDHIALAKKEGRVIFTQDVDFLRLHAKGTEHCGIVYAQQQTPIGEIIRCLTLLHQILDYNDMQNHIEFL
- a CDS encoding transposase — translated: MNRGNTDNIDKELNRVNTIQRLPVLRSFKLLLSRLHSHADCHNRQLHYDQYVSLLLLYFFNPTFTGLRSIQHASELDNVQKKLGIKRTSLGSMSEASHVFDPQLLRPIINDLVRDVSPLKLDDRLDKLNMDLVAFDGSLLKALPKMLWALWLDEDHRAVKMHLEFSIHKGTPLQVQVTNANESEIAKLESVLAPGKLYCLDAAYAKYKFLEKIIRKSSSFVVRLRDNASYGWELVSHLEL
- a CDS encoding HEPN domain-containing protein gives rise to the protein MDEGKKELVRNWLIKAQHDNASAKKLSEGDNPYLDTAIYHCQQAAEKAIKGFLVFHDQRFEKTHDLQVLINLATSADPSVSALLDNGELLTPYATLYRYPGEILEPEIDEFNEAIKASESIYTSVIKKLPEEVHP